CCGCCCGTGACATATAGGTCGCCAGCTCCTCAAAGGGCACATTGTCCAGGAAGCGCACGTTACGCAGCCCGAGCTCCTCGGCCAGCCGGCGATCGGCTTCATAGGTGATGCCCCGACCGATGATCTGGAATGTGACACCTTCACCCCGGAGCAGATGGGCAGCCAGAAGAATGTACTTCACACCGTGAAAGGGTGCGTACTCGCCGTGAAAGTGGACGAGGAACTCCTCCGCTTCCTTCTCGACGGCTCGCGGCCGGATGACCTCTTCGTCGGTCGCCAGAAACACGCGGCGGAAGCGCTGCGGCGGAATCTTGAAGCGGCGCACGCAGCTGTCGATGTGGTCTTGGCTTTCCAACACCACCATGTCCGCCAGGCGCATGGAAAGCCGGTCGGCCAGTCCGAACAGCCAGGCGCGCAGGGTGCCCGGCGCAGCTACCCCTCGGTCAAACACCATCGTGTCGTAGGTGGTGATGTACATGTCGTACAGGATTGGCCCTTTGGCGAGCAGCCGCACCCACGGCAGCAGGAGCTGGCCGTAGAAACCGACCAAGACGAGGTCGTAAGGCTGGCGGTTGCGCAGCACGCGCCAGAGCAAGCCAGGATAATGCCGGAATGAGCGGTCAGGTGGGAAACAGGGGATCACCTCTACGCCGTTCATGCGCAGGGCCTTGAGCACATTGCGCGTACGGGAGTACCCTTCCTCTCTACCGGCGATGTAGAGAACCCTCATACGCCCGCAGCCTCACGCATCACCCAACCCTCCCTCACTTCCTGCCTGTGAGAATCAACTCTGCCTTCTTGATGCGGTAAAGCGCCTCCTCAATGAGCCTCCGGTTGGCTCCGATCAGGTCCGCCAACAAACCGATCATAAAGACCTGAAAGCCGACAATGATCAGAATGGCGGCCAAAATCAGGGATTGGATATGTCCGCCGCCTCTTCCCGCAAAGAGGTAGAAGTAGAGGAAGCGGATGCCGATGAGGACACCCACGCCGAAGATCGACGAGCCGATGTACATGAACATGCGCAAGGGCTCATACATGGTGTAGATGCGGAAGATAGTCCCAATCGACTTGCGCACGTAGGCCCAAATGCTGCGGAAAAGGCGCGACTCTCGCAGCGCGCTGTTGGTGCGCACCGGAACATGGGCAAGAGCGATGTTCTTCTTCCCCGCCTGAATAATGGTCTCCAGGGTATACGTAAAGTTGGAGATGACGTTAAGGCGCAAAGCCGCGTCCCTACTCATTGCCCTGAAGCCGCTGGTCGCGTCCGGTATATTGGTGCCGGAGACCTGTCGTACGACCCAGCTCCCCAGCAGCTGAAGCTTCTTCTTCACAAAAGGAACGTGTGCCAGACCGTTTATCCGGCGGTCGCCAATGACCATCTCCGCCTTACCCTCCAGGATGGGCCGAATGAGCGTCTCGATGTCGGCGGCGCAGTACTGGTTATCGGCATCGGTGTTGACGATGATGTCTGCCCCCAACTTGAGGCAGGCATCTAACCCCACCATGAACCCCTCGGCCAGGCCCTTGTTCTTGGTGAGTCGGACAATGTGGTTCACACCATGAGCCCGTGCCACCTCCACGGTGCGATCGGTACTGCCGTCGTCGATCACAAGCACCTCCACCTCATCTACGCCGGCCACCTGTTTGGGCAGGGCCTGCAAGGTGATAGGCAAGGTGTGCTCCTCATTGTAGCACGGGATCTGGATTATGAGCTTCACGCGTATCTCTCCCGCCGCTTACTCGATGATCTCGGCGATGTTATACTCCTTGATGTCCCTGGCGTGGGTGAAGATGATCATTTCGCCGATGAGGCCGATGGAAATCATCTGCAGACCGATGACCAAGAGCAAGGCACCGAGGAGAAGCAAAGGACGGCCAGCAATCGGCCCGATAGCCAACACACGGTAGACAAAAAGATAAAGCTCAATGAGTGCGCCCACGAGGGCAAAGATGCCGCCCATAAACCCCAAGAAGTGGAGCGGCTTTTTCGCATAATTGGTCAAAAACAGCACCGTGATAATGTCCAGAAGTCGGCGCACGTATTCTTCAGGGTAAATGGACTTGCGGAAGGTGCCGGGGAGCTGCTGTACCTTAGCTTCTGCCACCTTGTACCCTTGGCGGGCGGCCAGCACCGGCAAGAAATTGTGCATGTCACCGTACAGCGGAAGGTCGTCCAACACCTCTCGGCGCGTGGCGAACATGCCGCTATTGATATCGTGCAGCTGGAGGCCTGCCAGCCGATTTACCAGCTGGTTGAAGACAAAGGACACCACGCGGTTGATGCGGGAATCGCGCCTGGGGTGGCGCCAGGCCATGACCAAGTCCGCTCCCTCAGCCAGCTTCTCCACCAAGGCGCGTACACCGTGAGGATCGGTCAGCACCCGACCCGCCATGTAGACGATGGTCCGACCGCGCGCCACCTTTAGCCCTGCGTCAAAGGCCGAGCCCTCGCCAAATGTGGAACGCAGGCGCACCGCCTTCACCGAGCGATGGGATCGCGCCAAGAGCTCCGCCTGCGCATAGGTGGTGTCAGTGCTCCCATCGTCGACAAGGACAATTTCAAACGGACCGCCAAGCTCCTTGAGCACGGCCAGCAGGTCCGCACACAAAGAAGACAACAGGGAGGCATGGTTGCGAAGGGCCACAATCACCGAGATGGCAGGCACCCTCGTGCGTGCCTTCGGCGACGCCTCGTCCGCAAGACCCATAACCATCCCTTCCTCGAGCCCTTTCATCGTACACCTCCAAGGCGCGCGGCAGAGTCCACTTCAAAGAAGTAGTCGTCCCTGCGCCGCCCTGTCTCCACAATCAACTTGGCAACCAGGCCGAGAAAAAAGAACTGGAAGGCAGAGACAAGCAGCAGAAAAACAAGGGTGAGAAGCACGTTCAAAGAGTATACGTCTGCCTTCATGCCCAATAGGATCAGTGTGGCCACTCCTGCCGCCGCGGCAGCCAGAGCGAACGACACGCCAATGGTCCCAAAAAAACGCAGCGGGTTCCGCACGTGACGCATCAGCAGATGGAGTGTGAGTAGATCGAGAATAACCCGGAACGTGCGGCTGAGATTGTACTTGGACCTGCCAAAGCGACGCGGGTGATGGCGCACCACCAGCTCGGTAATATGTGCCCCTTCCATCTTGCTCAAGGCCGGAATGAAGCGATGCATTTCGCCGTAGAGGTGAATACGTCTAACAATTTCGCCCCGATATGCCTTCAGTGCACAGCCGGTGTCGTGGAGGAACACACCAGTTACTCGGCAGACCAGGCGGTTGGCGAGCATGGAGGGGATGCGCCTAATGAGGAAGCCGTCTTGCCGCTTCTTGCGCCATCCGCTCACCACGTCATACCCCTGTTCAAGGGTCTCGAGGAGTCGGGGGATGTCACGCGGGTCGTTCTGGAGATCGCCGTCCATGGTCACCACCACCTCACCTCGCGCGCGGGCAAAACCCGCAGCCAGTGCTGGGGATTGACCAAAGTTGGTACGCAGACGAATGACCACGATGTGATCGTACTGTGCCTGCACCTCACGGAGCACATCACTAGTGCCATCGGTGCTGCCATCATCAACAAGGATAATCTCATACCCCAGCCGCTCACGGCGCAACGTGGCCACAATCGCCTCAACCAAGGGACGCACGTTGTCCACTTCGTTATAGAGCGGTACCACCACCGAGACCTGCGGTCGGGGTGAGCCTTTACGTGTATGTCTCCTCTGCCTGTGCACGATGCCCTAGGCACTCGCTAGTCTTTTTGCTCCTCCCATCGGGACCCCGACGACCTGCCAGCACCGCCAATGGAACGAGTAGAGCAACTTCCAAAGTCACAGCCTTCAGATTGTGAAGGCTGAGCAGGCTAGGAAAAAATTCCGGCGTCGCTCCTTTGCGCCTCACATCCAACAGGATCGTCACCGGAAGGTGCACGTATCCATCCCAGAATGGCCACAGCAGCGGTTGGCCGAAGGGTGCGGCCGTGTCGGCGGTCAACGCATCCAGCCCAAGGTGTGCGCCCAGCAGGATACCGTTCAGCCCAATCCATTTCTTCAGCCCCAAGGGCCACACTCTATTCAGCAACGCCGCCAGGGCCACCGCTGCCCCCGCACAGAAGCTAAGGCTGTGGGTCATCTGGTGGTGGTAGCGATTGGCATCGCCGATGGCGAGCCCCAGGAGAAAGTCTGCGTCGGGAAGACTCGCCACCAGGATCAGGACCACCAGAAGACACCAACGCGCTCCACTGCACCGGCGGGAAGGCATGCGACGGTAGAGCGCGATGGCCACAAGCGAATGGGCAACAGGGCTCGGCATAGTGTGGCGGCGCTGGCCGCACTGTCATGGCGTGGCGGTTACGCCCGTCACGCGAGCTGGCGGCGTCAAATCGGCCATTCGTTCCTCAAGGCGGAGCAACACCACATACATGCTGCAGGAACCGGAACTCGTCCCGTTCGGTCCGAGCGTCACCTGCTCGCCCGCCTGGTATTGGCGCTTGCTCTGCCAGATGCGAAAATCGCTATTCCCGGTGTCGCTCACTTGCATGCTATCTCCCGTGCGCACGAAGCCATCGGCAAGCCACGCCGGGGGTGTCGCACGGCCATCATGCACCACATACACCCGGGTGCGCTCCCGCACCACAAAGCGCACCGACAGCGAAGGGTCCCCTTTGTCCGCGTTCCGAGTCTTGATCCATAGCAACCCCTCGTATGCTCGGGGCACATCTACTACTCGGTAGTCGCGGTCTACGTAGTAGGGCTCGCCTTCGCGGACGTAGGCTAGGCGATAAGTAGAAGGGGTCAAGTTTTCCACCAGGCCGCCGCTCGCTCCGGGTGTGACCTCCACGTAAGCAATCTCCATAGTGGTGGCGCCCCGGTCGTCGGTCACGTAGAGGCGCGGCTCATAGCCCATAGCCTGCTCATAGGTGTGAACCGGGTTGGCCTCTCGTGACGTCTTATCGTCCCCAAATTCCCAGTAGTAGGACACCACTTGCCCGTCTGGGTCGTAAGACCCGTCGCCCCGGAAC
This genomic window from candidate division KSB1 bacterium contains:
- a CDS encoding glycosyltransferase family 2 protein, whose amino-acid sequence is MVVPLYNEVDNVRPLVEAIVATLRRERLGYEIILVDDGSTDGTSDVLREVQAQYDHIVVIRLRTNFGQSPALAAGFARARGEVVVTMDGDLQNDPRDIPRLLETLEQGYDVVSGWRKKRQDGFLIRRIPSMLANRLVCRVTGVFLHDTGCALKAYRGEIVRRIHLYGEMHRFIPALSKMEGAHITELVVRHHPRRFGRSKYNLSRTFRVILDLLTLHLLMRHVRNPLRFFGTIGVSFALAAAAAGVATLILLGMKADVYSLNVLLTLVFLLLVSAFQFFFLGLVAKLIVETGRRRDDYFFEVDSAARLGGVR
- a CDS encoding glycosyltransferase, whose amino-acid sequence is MKGLEEGMVMGLADEASPKARTRVPAISVIVALRNHASLLSSLCADLLAVLKELGGPFEIVLVDDGSTDTTYAQAELLARSHRSVKAVRLRSTFGEGSAFDAGLKVARGRTIVYMAGRVLTDPHGVRALVEKLAEGADLVMAWRHPRRDSRINRVVSFVFNQLVNRLAGLQLHDINSGMFATRREVLDDLPLYGDMHNFLPVLAARQGYKVAEAKVQQLPGTFRKSIYPEEYVRRLLDIITVLFLTNYAKKPLHFLGFMGGIFALVGALIELYLFVYRVLAIGPIAGRPLLLLGALLLVIGLQMISIGLIGEMIIFTHARDIKEYNIAEIIE
- a CDS encoding glycosyltransferase family 2 protein, which encodes MKLIIQIPCYNEEHTLPITLQALPKQVAGVDEVEVLVIDDGSTDRTVEVARAHGVNHIVRLTKNKGLAEGFMVGLDACLKLGADIIVNTDADNQYCAADIETLIRPILEGKAEMVIGDRRINGLAHVPFVKKKLQLLGSWVVRQVSGTNIPDATSGFRAMSRDAALRLNVISNFTYTLETIIQAGKKNIALAHVPVRTNSALRESRLFRSIWAYVRKSIGTIFRIYTMYEPLRMFMYIGSSIFGVGVLIGIRFLYFYLFAGRGGGHIQSLILAAILIIVGFQVFMIGLLADLIGANRRLIEEALYRIKKAELILTGRK
- a CDS encoding metal-dependent hydrolase, with the translated sequence MPSPVAHSLVAIALYRRMPSRRCSGARWCLLVVLILVASLPDADFLLGLAIGDANRYHHQMTHSLSFCAGAAVALAALLNRVWPLGLKKWIGLNGILLGAHLGLDALTADTAAPFGQPLLWPFWDGYVHLPVTILLDVRRKGATPEFFPSLLSLHNLKAVTLEVALLVPLAVLAGRRGPDGRSKKTSECLGHRAQAEETYT